The Desulfobacterales bacterium genome contains a region encoding:
- a CDS encoding ABC transporter ATP-binding protein, which yields MSIVTVDTVSKNFGGHEAVSQVSFSVAEGTIMGLVGSDGAGKTTLLRMVAAMLKPTAGRIFVKGHDVVSQKKTVKPLIGYMPQRFGLYQDLTVDENIDFFMDIFGITGKERQTRKDFYLGFSNLLPFVHRLARDLSGGMKQKLGLACVLVHEPAVLILDEPTNGVDPVSRQEFWDILSQMRHDGMTILVSTAYLDEGEKCDHLMLMHNAHLLAESSPQALRLNFPDLETAMIHRIQAADKALADERFNP from the coding sequence ATGTCCATCGTCACCGTTGATACCGTATCCAAAAATTTTGGCGGACACGAAGCCGTCTCCCAGGTTTCGTTTTCAGTAGCGGAAGGGACCATCATGGGCTTGGTGGGTTCAGACGGCGCCGGCAAGACCACCCTTTTGCGGATGGTCGCCGCCATGTTGAAACCAACCGCAGGCCGGATATTCGTCAAGGGCCACGATGTCGTCTCGCAGAAAAAAACGGTCAAGCCGCTGATCGGCTATATGCCCCAGCGATTCGGGCTGTATCAGGATCTGACCGTAGACGAAAACATCGACTTTTTCATGGATATTTTCGGCATCACCGGCAAAGAACGGCAAACCCGAAAAGATTTTTATCTTGGTTTTTCAAATCTGCTCCCTTTTGTCCACCGGCTGGCCCGGGATCTTTCCGGCGGCATGAAGCAGAAGCTGGGGTTGGCCTGCGTCCTGGTTCATGAACCCGCCGTCTTAATTCTGGACGAACCCACCAACGGCGTAGATCCGGTTTCCCGGCAGGAGTTTTGGGATATCCTCTCGCAGATGCGGCATGACGGCATGACCATTCTGGTCTCCACTGCCTATCTGGACGAGGGTGAAAAATGTGACCATCTGATGTTGATGCACAATGCCCACCTTCTGGCAGAATCATCCCCGCAAGCGCTGCGACTAAACTTTCCCGACCTGGAAACAGCCATGATACACCGCATCCAGGCCGCAGACAAGGCACTGGCAGATGAACGCTTCAACCCTTGA